A genomic stretch from Bradyrhizobium sp. 195 includes:
- a CDS encoding aldo/keto reductase, which produces MLFVEANGARIPAIGLGTWELSGRPAARLVEQALRLGYRHIDTAQVYDNEREVGDGLRASGVRRDDVFLTTKVWTNHFAPHDLERSVKESLARLRLTSVDLLLLHWPNPHVPLAETLGALSHAKRMGLTRHIGVSNFTVALMEQAVALSGEPLVCNQVEYHPYLGQAKVRAACDQHGLALVAYSPIAKGRIKSDQTLAGIGRTHRKTPAQICLRWLVQQNVAAIPRTSRIERLSENIEIFDFELSEDEMSRIAALANPKGRLTDFGFAPKWD; this is translated from the coding sequence ATGCTGTTCGTCGAGGCCAATGGCGCAAGAATCCCGGCGATCGGGCTCGGGACCTGGGAGTTGAGCGGAAGGCCTGCCGCGCGACTGGTCGAGCAGGCGCTGCGGCTCGGCTATCGCCACATCGACACCGCGCAGGTCTACGACAATGAACGCGAGGTCGGCGACGGCTTGCGCGCCTCTGGCGTCCGCCGCGACGACGTTTTCCTCACCACCAAGGTCTGGACCAACCATTTCGCGCCCCACGATCTCGAGCGCTCGGTCAAGGAGAGCCTGGCGCGCTTGCGGCTTACCTCCGTCGACCTGTTGCTGCTGCACTGGCCCAACCCGCACGTGCCGCTGGCGGAGACGCTCGGCGCGCTGTCGCATGCCAAGCGCATGGGCCTGACCCGCCACATCGGCGTCTCCAATTTCACGGTGGCGCTGATGGAGCAGGCGGTGGCGCTGTCGGGCGAGCCGCTGGTCTGCAACCAGGTCGAATACCACCCCTATCTCGGCCAGGCGAAGGTGAGGGCGGCCTGCGATCAGCATGGCCTTGCACTCGTCGCCTACAGCCCGATCGCCAAGGGCCGCATCAAGTCCGACCAGACGCTGGCCGGGATCGGGCGCACCCATCGCAAGACGCCGGCGCAGATCTGCCTGCGTTGGCTGGTGCAACAGAATGTCGCTGCGATCCCGCGCACCTCGCGCATCGAGCGCCTGTCTGAAAACATCGAGATCTTCGATTTCGAGCTGTCGGAGGACGAGATGAGCCGGATCGCCGCGCTCGCCAACCCCAAGGGCCGCCTGACCGACTTCGGCTTCGCCCCGAAATGGGATTGA
- a CDS encoding helix-turn-helix domain-containing protein encodes MSMRLRLKADGRVVELRDGQEFPVQPSAVEPTATAAPGDSSSLAVRDLRRRACLTQMEFAAKLGVPVETIRNWEQGKRAPRGPARALLAVIAHAPDTVFQALAKA; translated from the coding sequence ATGAGCATGCGGTTGCGGCTGAAGGCGGACGGACGGGTCGTTGAGTTGCGGGACGGACAGGAGTTTCCCGTCCAGCCGTCAGCGGTGGAGCCCACGGCAACAGCCGCGCCCGGCGATAGCTCTTCGCTCGCGGTGCGCGATTTGCGCCGCCGCGCCTGCCTGACCCAGATGGAGTTCGCCGCCAAGCTCGGCGTTCCCGTCGAGACCATCCGCAATTGGGAGCAGGGCAAGCGTGCTCCGCGGGGACCGGCCCGCGCGCTGCTCGCGGTGATCGCGCACGCCCCGGATACGGTGTTCCAGGCGCTCGCCAAAGCCTGA
- the mgtE gene encoding magnesium transporter — protein sequence MDEHMDVARSAADSVLDHVPMRNEDGDIRHEFVEEIAHAIEAGDSASLRACVAELHEADLGDLIGALEPDDRVRLVELTGRDFDFSALNEVDEAVREEILEELPPETVAEGVRELESDDAVELLETLDQAEQEEILEKLPLKERVALERSLLYPENSAGRRMQTEFIAVPQDFTVGQAIDYMRETPDLPDRFYEIYVVDKDQHWQGAVPLDVLLRARRPVALTELTDEDRRRVSVLEDQEEVARMFGKYNLVAAPVLDTHDRLVGVITVDDVVDVIEEEADEDLKALGGVTSDEELSDTFLTIARGRFNWLLVNLATAFLASSVLGLFEGQLEKMVALAVLAPIVASQGGNAATQTMTVAVRALATRELGSSNAWRVVMREALVGLINGLAFAVITGIAAVAWFKIPGLGIVIGLAMVCNLIAGALGGILIPMALERVRADPAVASGTFVTTVTDVVGFFSFLGIATLWFGLR from the coding sequence ATGGATGAACATATGGACGTTGCCCGATCCGCCGCGGATTCGGTACTCGACCACGTGCCGATGCGCAATGAAGACGGCGATATCAGGCACGAATTCGTCGAGGAGATCGCGCATGCGATCGAGGCCGGCGACAGCGCATCGCTGCGCGCCTGCGTCGCCGAGCTGCACGAGGCCGATCTCGGCGATCTGATCGGCGCTCTCGAGCCCGACGACCGCGTCCGCCTGGTCGAGCTGACCGGACGCGACTTCGACTTCTCCGCGCTGAACGAGGTCGACGAGGCCGTCCGCGAGGAGATCCTGGAGGAACTGCCGCCGGAGACGGTCGCCGAGGGCGTCCGCGAGCTCGAATCCGACGACGCGGTCGAGCTGCTCGAGACCCTCGACCAGGCCGAGCAGGAGGAGATCCTCGAAAAGCTGCCGCTCAAGGAGCGCGTCGCGCTCGAACGCAGCCTGCTATATCCCGAGAATTCCGCGGGACGTCGGATGCAGACCGAGTTCATCGCGGTGCCCCAGGACTTCACCGTGGGCCAGGCGATCGACTATATGCGCGAGACGCCGGATCTGCCCGACCGCTTCTACGAGATTTACGTCGTCGACAAGGACCAGCATTGGCAGGGCGCGGTGCCGCTCGACGTGCTCCTGCGCGCGCGCCGGCCGGTGGCGCTCACAGAACTCACCGACGAGGATCGCCGCCGCGTCTCCGTCCTGGAGGACCAGGAAGAGGTGGCGCGCATGTTCGGCAAGTACAATCTCGTCGCAGCCCCCGTGCTCGACACCCACGATCGCCTGGTCGGCGTCATCACCGTCGACGACGTCGTCGACGTCATCGAGGAGGAGGCGGACGAGGACCTCAAGGCGCTCGGCGGCGTCACCAGCGACGAAGAGCTGTCGGACACCTTCCTGACCATCGCGCGCGGCCGCTTCAACTGGCTGCTGGTCAATCTCGCCACCGCCTTTCTGGCGTCTTCCGTGCTGGGCCTGTTCGAGGGCCAGCTCGAAAAGATGGTCGCGCTCGCCGTGCTGGCGCCGATCGTGGCGAGCCAGGGCGGCAATGCCGCGACCCAGACCATGACGGTCGCGGTGCGGGCGCTGGCGACGCGTGAGCTCGGCTCCTCCAATGCCTGGCGCGTGGTGATGCGCGAGGCGCTGGTCGGTCTGATCAACGGGCTCGCCTTTGCCGTGATCACGGGCATCGCGGCGGTCGCCTGGTTCAAGATTCCCGGCCTCGGCATCGTCATCGGGCTTGCGATGGTCTGCAACCTCATCGCCGGTGCGCTCGGCGGCATCCTGATCCCGATGGCGCTCGAACGCGTCAGGGCCGACCCGGCGGTGGCCTCCGGCACCTTCGTCACCACCGTGACCGACGTCGTCGGCTTCTTCTCCTTCCTCGGGATTGCGACGCTCTGGTTCGGGCTGAGGTAG
- a CDS encoding polysaccharide deacetylase family protein yields MALGVALAALAGIASTEAAECPRKDALGTSRVLSVDAKTTPRVGLKSFPQTLALADREVVLTFDDGPNPPTTSKVLAALAQECVRATFFLIGLHASEHPDMVKRIAREGHTIGHHTFSHPFMARIPFDKAKSEIDRGIAADELALHGTSTTTPSTPFFRFPYFQGTPAQLDLLQSRGIVVFGADLWASDWNEMTPEQELRLVTERLAASGKGIVLFHDPKVRTAAIMPAFLRYLRENGFRVVHVVPAGVPQKNADAR; encoded by the coding sequence ATGGCGCTGGGCGTGGCCCTCGCGGCCCTCGCCGGTATTGCCTCCACTGAAGCCGCCGAGTGCCCGCGCAAGGACGCGCTCGGCACCTCGCGCGTGCTGAGCGTCGATGCCAAGACCACGCCGCGCGTGGGCCTGAAGAGCTTTCCGCAGACGCTTGCACTGGCCGATCGCGAGGTGGTGCTGACCTTCGACGACGGGCCGAACCCGCCGACGACGTCGAAGGTGCTGGCCGCGCTGGCGCAGGAATGCGTGCGCGCGACCTTTTTCCTGATCGGCCTGCACGCCAGCGAGCATCCCGACATGGTCAAGCGCATCGCCCGCGAAGGCCACACCATCGGCCACCACACCTTCTCGCACCCGTTCATGGCGCGGATCCCGTTCGACAAGGCGAAGAGCGAGATCGACCGCGGCATCGCGGCCGACGAGCTGGCGCTGCACGGGACGTCGACGACGACGCCCTCGACGCCGTTCTTCCGCTTCCCCTATTTCCAGGGGACGCCGGCGCAGCTCGACCTGCTGCAGTCGCGCGGCATCGTCGTGTTCGGGGCCGATTTGTGGGCCAGCGACTGGAACGAGATGACGCCTGAGCAGGAATTGAGGCTCGTCACGGAGCGCCTTGCCGCGAGCGGCAAGGGCATCGTCCTCTTCCACGACCCCAAGGTGCGCACGGCCGCGATCATGCCGGCCTTCCTGCGGTATCTGAGGGAGAACGGTTTTCGCGTGGTTCACGTCGTACCGGCCGGCGTGCCGCAGAAGAATGCCGATGCGCGCTGA
- a CDS encoding polysaccharide deacetylase family protein, producing the protein MIGSSVVSQTRSWTVLCLGGFLGFSTLGSPAALAADCPGHPDAIGTSRTLVVDPREHPLIGTMQYRETLPLRDHEVVLTFDDGPLPKYSNQVLKILDDECIKATFFIIGNQAKANPEGVRKLVAAGHTVGTHSMDHPLTFDRMPAEKFEAEINGGIAWTSAAMTDPSKLAPFFRIPGLMRAEGVEHHLISRGIQVWSADFPADDWRHVSSDRVYQLAIQRLEAKGKGILLLHDIQARTVAALPKIIRDLKARGYRIVHVVPATADRPATPTNPVEWLLHPPTETVPIARWPAVPGFVFTQTKTLPAPSLADLNAQTEHQPLLPRRTMAQANVAATLPVPGRTLFAIPEGSVEVLMSTTLSRRAATRLAMAAETPHAAKNKAKPQGRRTAHAAQAAPKHAAQAKTTASRPTRLATSAKKRA; encoded by the coding sequence ATGATCGGAAGTAGCGTTGTTTCGCAGACGCGATCGTGGACCGTCCTTTGCCTCGGCGGATTCCTCGGATTTTCCACCCTCGGATCGCCGGCGGCGCTTGCGGCCGACTGCCCGGGCCACCCCGACGCCATCGGCACGTCCCGCACCCTCGTGGTCGACCCGCGCGAGCATCCGTTGATCGGCACCATGCAGTACCGCGAGACGCTGCCGCTTAGGGATCATGAAGTCGTCCTGACCTTCGACGACGGTCCGCTGCCGAAATATTCCAACCAGGTCCTCAAGATCCTCGACGACGAGTGCATCAAGGCGACCTTCTTCATCATCGGCAACCAGGCCAAGGCGAACCCGGAAGGCGTGCGCAAGCTGGTGGCGGCGGGCCACACCGTCGGCACGCACAGCATGGACCATCCGCTGACCTTCGACCGGATGCCGGCCGAGAAATTCGAGGCCGAGATCAACGGCGGCATCGCGTGGACGTCGGCCGCGATGACCGATCCGTCCAAGCTGGCGCCGTTCTTCCGCATTCCCGGCCTGATGCGCGCCGAAGGCGTCGAGCACCATCTGATCTCGCGCGGCATCCAGGTCTGGAGCGCCGACTTCCCGGCCGACGACTGGCGCCATGTGTCGTCCGACCGCGTCTATCAGCTCGCGATCCAGCGGCTGGAGGCCAAGGGCAAGGGCATCCTGCTGCTGCACGACATCCAGGCCCGCACCGTGGCGGCGCTGCCGAAGATCATCCGCGACCTCAAGGCGCGCGGCTATCGCATCGTGCATGTGGTGCCCGCGACCGCCGACCGGCCGGCGACACCGACCAATCCCGTGGAGTGGCTGCTGCATCCGCCGACCGAGACTGTGCCGATCGCGCGCTGGCCGGCCGTTCCGGGCTTCGTGTTCACGCAGACCAAAACGCTTCCGGCGCCCTCGCTCGCCGACCTCAATGCGCAGACCGAGCATCAGCCGCTGCTGCCGCGCCGGACCATGGCGCAGGCCAATGTCGCGGCCACCCTGCCCGTGCCCGGCCGCACTCTCTTTGCGATCCCGGAAGGCTCGGTCGAGGTGCTGATGTCGACGACATTGTCGCGGCGTGCCGCGACGCGGCTGGCGATGGCGGCCGAGACGCCGCATGCGGCCAAGAACAAGGCCAAGCCGCAGGGACGGCGAACGGCACATGCGGCGCAGGCCGCACCGAAGCATGCCGCACAGGCCAAGACGACTGCCTCCCGCCCGACCCGCCTCGCCACCAGCGCGAAGAAACGCGCCTGA
- a CDS encoding NAD(P)/FAD-dependent oxidoreductase yields the protein MTIARFDCLIVGGGPAGLMAAVYLARFRRSVCVVDAGASRAALIPRSHNVPGFVHGLSGTDLIARMSAQLDELAVTRVEAEVTALRRHDHGFEASWNGDAHAAATVILASGIVDTHPPFREWRAAVADGLLRYCPVCDAFEAAGQRIGVIGPLHRAAGKALFLRGYSRDVTLLAVGQDDEAGATPELTEAGVEIVFAPDLHLRRRSGGIEAVFADGRTLPFDTVYPAMGAEVRSQLAVSLGAEHVGEGYLKVDDHQRTSVRGLYGIGDVVTDLHQISVAFGHAAVAACAIHHSLPRHLA from the coding sequence ATGACCATTGCGCGGTTTGATTGCCTGATTGTCGGCGGCGGCCCTGCGGGTCTGATGGCTGCGGTCTATCTGGCGCGCTTCCGCCGCAGCGTCTGCGTCGTGGACGCGGGCGCGAGCCGGGCCGCGCTGATCCCGCGCAGCCACAACGTCCCCGGCTTCGTCCACGGGCTGTCAGGCACGGATCTGATTGCCCGCATGTCGGCGCAACTTGACGAACTCGCCGTCACGCGCGTGGAGGCCGAGGTCACCGCGTTGCGGCGGCACGATCATGGTTTCGAGGCGAGCTGGAACGGCGATGCGCATGCAGCCGCCACTGTCATTCTGGCCAGCGGCATCGTCGATACCCATCCGCCATTCCGGGAGTGGCGCGCTGCGGTCGCGGACGGGTTGTTGCGCTACTGCCCGGTCTGCGACGCCTTCGAGGCGGCCGGCCAACGCATTGGCGTCATAGGCCCGCTGCACCGTGCCGCCGGCAAGGCGCTGTTCCTGCGCGGCTACTCGCGCGACGTGACGCTGCTCGCCGTCGGCCAGGATGACGAAGCCGGCGCAACGCCGGAGCTGACCGAAGCCGGCGTCGAAATCGTGTTCGCGCCCGATCTGCATCTGCGGCGGAGGAGCGGGGGCATCGAGGCTGTCTTCGCCGACGGGCGGACGCTGCCGTTCGACACGGTCTATCCGGCGATGGGCGCCGAGGTGCGCTCGCAGCTCGCGGTGTCGCTGGGGGCCGAGCATGTCGGGGAAGGCTATCTGAAAGTCGATGACCACCAGCGTACCTCGGTCCGCGGGCTCTACGGTATCGGCGACGTCGTCACCGACCTGCACCAGATCTCGGTCGCGTTCGGCCACGCGGCGGTCGCGGCTTGTGCGATCCACCACAGCCTGCCGCGGCATCTGGCTTGA
- a CDS encoding flavodoxin family protein produces MTDAEIRKGMPPVKLSRGEFEQRYKSQFVDPAFAPLQRELDAIVGAAWDAYSHSRKAPLTRKAGAGFSDPDYDIAIDWLDARAKILEAQRRHDDAEETPRILVINGSARSEHTCPGEMSKTWRLVKLAEPVFTEMGFAVDILDLSRLASEFGKTIYPCKSCVGTAMPLCHWPCSCYPNYSLGQTHDWMNEIYPLWVAAHGILIVTPVNWYHVPSGLKAMMDRMVCADGGNPDPTSTHGKKADEAKAMELKGWRYPRHLAGRHFGVVVHGDAVGAEGVRRALSDWLTDMQLISAGRFAELDGYVGYMEPYATSHSALDEDRGFQQEVQNTARALGNAVRLARSGRLQEPGEGLQDPNPK; encoded by the coding sequence ATGACGGACGCCGAAATTCGCAAGGGGATGCCGCCCGTCAAGCTGTCGCGCGGAGAGTTCGAGCAGCGTTACAAGAGCCAATTCGTCGATCCCGCCTTTGCGCCGCTGCAACGCGAGCTCGATGCGATCGTCGGCGCCGCCTGGGACGCCTACAGCCATTCGCGCAAGGCGCCGCTGACGCGAAAGGCGGGCGCGGGCTTCTCCGATCCCGACTACGACATCGCCATCGACTGGCTGGATGCGCGCGCAAAAATCCTGGAAGCGCAGCGACGGCACGACGATGCGGAGGAGACGCCGCGCATCCTCGTCATCAACGGTTCGGCCCGCAGCGAGCACACCTGTCCCGGCGAGATGTCCAAGACCTGGCGCCTGGTCAAGCTGGCCGAGCCTGTCTTCACAGAGATGGGATTTGCCGTCGACATCCTCGATCTGTCACGCCTCGCCTCTGAATTCGGCAAGACCATTTATCCCTGCAAGTCCTGCGTCGGGACGGCGATGCCGCTCTGCCATTGGCCATGCAGCTGCTATCCGAACTATTCGCTGGGGCAGACCCACGACTGGATGAACGAGATCTATCCGCTGTGGGTTGCCGCCCACGGCATCCTGATCGTGACGCCGGTGAACTGGTATCACGTGCCTTCAGGGCTCAAGGCGATGATGGATCGCATGGTCTGCGCCGACGGCGGCAATCCCGATCCAACCTCGACGCACGGCAAGAAGGCCGATGAAGCCAAGGCGATGGAGCTGAAGGGCTGGCGCTATCCGCGCCATCTCGCCGGCCGTCATTTCGGCGTCGTCGTTCATGGCGATGCCGTCGGTGCCGAGGGCGTGCGCCGCGCCTTGTCGGACTGGCTGACCGACATGCAGCTGATCTCGGCGGGACGCTTTGCCGAGCTCGATGGCTATGTTGGCTACATGGAGCCGTACGCCACTTCGCATAGCGCGCTCGATGAAGACAGGGGATTCCAGCAGGAGGTGCAGAACACAGCGCGCGCGCTCGGCAACGCCGTCCGGCTGGCGAGAAGTGGGCGCCTTCAGGAGCCCGGCGAGGGTCTTCAGGACCCGAACCCCAAATGA
- a CDS encoding IS110 family RNA-guided transposase, which produces MQSISTIGLDIAKSVFQVHGVDGAGQVVMRRQLKRRFVHSFFEKLPPCLVGIEACASSHYWSRELQALGHTVRLMPPGYVKPYVKRQKNDTADAEAICEAVTRPNMRFVPTKTIEQQSCLMLHRARHLFIRQQTSVINSIRAYLAEFGIVAPVGRRGVEQLLEVVADKAEDRIPEVARMCLAALGEQLCALKARILEFDRRIIAWHRSNATSQRLDVIPGVGPALATALVASIADPKAFRSGRDFSAWVGLVPKQSSSGGKDRLGSITKQGDRYLRSLFTAGALAVIRYAKIHGPDHRPWLTRLLARRPAKVAAIALANKLARIAWAMMARNERYQEPAALAA; this is translated from the coding sequence ATGCAGTCAATTTCGACGATTGGTCTGGATATCGCAAAGTCGGTCTTCCAGGTGCACGGCGTCGATGGAGCCGGTCAGGTGGTGATGCGCCGGCAGTTAAAACGCCGTTTTGTGCATTCCTTCTTTGAGAAGCTGCCGCCGTGCTTGGTGGGAATCGAAGCTTGCGCGTCATCCCATTATTGGTCCCGCGAACTGCAGGCGTTGGGGCATACAGTGCGGTTGATGCCTCCGGGTTACGTGAAGCCCTACGTCAAGCGGCAGAAGAACGATACGGCCGATGCAGAGGCGATTTGCGAGGCGGTCACGAGACCCAATATGCGGTTTGTGCCGACCAAGACAATCGAGCAACAGAGTTGCCTAATGCTTCATCGAGCGCGCCATCTTTTTATCCGGCAGCAGACTTCGGTCATCAATTCAATCCGCGCCTATCTTGCCGAGTTCGGTATCGTCGCTCCCGTCGGACGCAGAGGTGTCGAGCAACTACTGGAAGTCGTCGCCGATAAAGCCGAAGACCGGATCCCGGAGGTCGCCCGGATGTGCCTAGCCGCTCTCGGCGAACAACTGTGCGCTCTAAAGGCTCGCATCCTTGAGTTCGACCGACGCATCATAGCCTGGCATCGATCAAACGCGACGAGCCAGCGGCTTGATGTTATTCCCGGCGTCGGTCCGGCGCTGGCAACAGCGCTGGTCGCCAGCATTGCCGATCCTAAAGCCTTCCGATCCGGGCGAGACTTCTCGGCTTGGGTCGGTCTCGTGCCAAAGCAGAGCTCGAGCGGGGGCAAAGACAGGCTTGGCAGCATTACCAAGCAAGGCGATCGCTATTTGCGTAGCCTGTTCACGGCTGGCGCACTCGCGGTGATCCGCTACGCCAAGATTCACGGCCCCGATCATCGACCCTGGCTCACACGATTGTTGGCCCGGCGGCCCGCCAAGGTCGCGGCGATCGCGTTAGCCAACAAACTCGCCCGGATTGCTTGGGCGATGATGGCCAGGAACGAACGCTATCAGGAACCGGCCGCGCTGGCGGCCTAA
- a CDS encoding Crp/Fnr family transcriptional regulator produces MPLLTSDRSVMEPAVRRLSALRPLSAEARASLEYAMLEGLQRAGSGEDLLSEGDRVDGVRIVLSGWLCRYKTLEDGRRQIVNFIFPGESCDAHAFLLSVMDHSIATLTPAVYAEVKRARFESLLAGDHSLAEAFWCETLVNTAIQREWAVNLGRRVAVERVAHLFCEIFERLRPVGMVEGNSCTMPVTQMDLADATGLSVVHLNRTVQELRASGLIVLRDRTLTINDLDALKDAALYSPSYLQLYRRG; encoded by the coding sequence ATGCCGTTGTTGACGTCTGATCGCAGCGTGATGGAGCCGGCCGTTCGCCGGCTGAGCGCGTTGAGGCCATTGTCGGCGGAGGCCCGCGCTTCACTCGAATATGCGATGCTCGAAGGGCTGCAACGCGCCGGCTCGGGCGAGGACCTCCTCTCGGAGGGGGATCGCGTCGACGGCGTCCGTATCGTGCTGTCGGGCTGGCTCTGCCGCTACAAGACGCTCGAGGACGGCCGTCGCCAGATCGTCAATTTCATTTTTCCGGGCGAGAGCTGCGACGCCCATGCGTTCCTGCTCTCGGTGATGGACCATTCCATTGCGACGCTGACGCCGGCAGTCTACGCCGAGGTCAAGCGCGCGCGTTTCGAGAGCCTGCTGGCCGGCGACCACTCGCTCGCCGAAGCGTTCTGGTGCGAGACCCTGGTCAACACCGCGATCCAGCGCGAATGGGCCGTCAATCTCGGCCGGCGCGTGGCGGTGGAGCGCGTGGCGCATCTGTTCTGCGAGATATTCGAGCGGCTTCGTCCTGTCGGCATGGTCGAGGGCAATTCCTGCACCATGCCGGTGACGCAAATGGATCTCGCCGATGCAACGGGGCTGTCGGTGGTTCATCTCAACCGCACCGTCCAGGAGTTGCGCGCGTCGGGCCTGATCGTGCTGCGCGATCGGACGCTGACCATCAACGACCTCGACGCGCTCAAGGACGCGGCGCTGTACTCGCCGAGCTATCTGCAGCTCTATCGGCGCGGCTAG